The genomic window aaaaatatatatactatatataccaccatatatatactttatatacaaccgctctctatgattttttcagacaacaataaatgttgtatacgtaagcattcgttgaaatttgaagcctttagctcttaaaatgggactcagctcttcatcctgattatttcggtatacttaatggtgggtctgtcTATttccctttaaggacttacaattttgagatccgtgccaaagttaatataccatttcattttcctgAAAGGTAGAAAAAAGCGCGCTAGGCGAAAATTTTCAGTTATATTTTGTGAAATAAGTACAGGAGTTGAATGGAAAAGGTCTGTTTTCCTTTGTCATCCGTTAGTACTAttacaaggcgaatccataccaagtGGTGGCAAAGAAGAATGCCAAGTCAAAaggaaattttcattgatttcgattaagaAACATAAAGCAGCCATTCTtatgtacacacacacaaatatgtagtcatcagccgaagtagttactcacacatgcacacgcatatgactatgagaaacgcatgaacaacaaatatacatgtatatcgctggtaaccaagcaggagattctagaaggttaAACgtttagacctttggagaaatatgctgacgaggcaacagagagtataaaaacagcgcaagctgaggaatgactaatcagtttgatttaaacacgctttgagttgcgaagtgaagtatatttgtgaagtaaaattgtactactcccaaaaagtctaataaagaccattttgcaatagagaatattggagtgatttattcaacagtttagcgattcgaacgttagcagaaagtttcaaataagcggaatttccctaaattcgttacagtatatttctCATACAACCGGCTGTTCAGATAAGCAACTTTTCGCTATTTCTGCCCCAtattaacaactagaagcttaaaatttcaccaaatgattgcgaagcatatattattgtctgaaaaaatcatagagatcggttgtttatatagtatatatctcaaacaaccgattgtcCAGACAAGAAACTTTTCGCGACTTCTGCCCCatattaacagctagaaccttaaaacttcacaaaatgcttaggtatatagcatatatttttgtctgaaaaaagcatggagatcgttggtatatatagtgtatacccCACATAAACTTTCAGTACCTGGCCGACTGAACTGTGCTCGGCAATCATCGAGTACGCCGCATAACATACTTCGTGCTatatgtcatcattaatcaaactatactttttttatatgtacatatattatatattaccctacttaccaatatttgatttccttatttcaaaaacatatcaaacactaaccgcaaaatgaaatggaatgaaaaatttgaaatggataattccagcctatagtataagggattgttgtGACAATTAGTGAactcgagaactaagttatttaggtcgagtatcttcatgcgccgaattattaatttcaaaaaaatttttagttttacactacgaaagtctcacaattttattagaTTCCAAAAACTAGtgaatttcacgaatgacaattATCAGTTATAACAACTATcaggtgccttgatattgcatttcaacttttttagcgtgtgtgaaattaagaaaattaagttgaatcatgtgtaagattttttacgaagatttttaacttcaATGTTCTCCTTTAAATCTTTAagagaatatgagtaagtagagtactatttcgtctaactaccctaaccctaaatggcaaccctactcaaaaatgtccctattgtaatgcggagtgaaagacCGTTCGTTTGATATACATATCGGCTTATCTcatgcaacttttttttaatttcgaacaggtggcaaccctaaatggcaaccctactcataaatgtccctattgtaatgcggagtgaaatacctttcgtttgctacccatatcggcatatctcatgcaatttttttttaatttcgaataggcggcaaccctAAATATCAACACtattcaaaaatatccctattgtaatgcgaagtgaaacacccttcgtttgatacccatatccgcatatctcatgcaatttctgttcatttcgaataggtggcaaccctaaatggcaaccctactcaaaaatgtccctattgtaatgcggagtggaatacccttcgtttgatacccatatcggcacatctcatgcaattttttttaatttcgaataggtggcaaccctactcaaaaatgttcttgttgtaatgcggagtgaaatacctttcgtgtgatacctatatcggcatacctcatgtaatttttttttaatttcgaataggtggcaaccttaaatggcaacccttctcaaaaatgtccctattgtaatgcggagtgaatgacctttcgtttgatacgcatatcggcatatctcatgcaatttttttttatttcgaataggtggcaacccttaatggcaaccctaatcaaaaatgtccctattttaatgcggagtgaaatgcctttcgtttgatacccatatcgttatatctcatgcaattttttttaatttcgaagaggtggcaaccctaaatcgctaccctacccaaaaatgtccctatcgtaatgtggagtgaaatacctttcgtttgatacctatatcggcatatctcatgcaaaatttttttttaatttcgaataggtggcaaccttgtggaACATTCTGAAAGCCTacgtagaaagtcttagaaggtgatacattatatctgtgccaaatttcatttaaatcggttcagccgttcccgagatcgttcggctatacaaatatacacgAATTGCTCGTTTGAAGTTATAagatttctgccccttttttacggctagaagcataaaatttcatcaaaaacttacgcttacgtcatatattgttgaagtaAGTGATTCgcggtcatagtttttacatgcagactacaaaaaacgtgaaaataTGCGTCCTCACCCAAACtccctacctatttttatactcagttgagcagagctcacagagtatattcattttgattggataacggttggttgtacaggtataaaggaatcgagatagatacagacttccatatatcaaaatcatcagtatcgaaaaaaaatttgattgacccatgtccgtccgtccgtccgtccgtccgttaacacgataacttgagtaaattttgaggtatcttgacgaaatttggtatgtaggttcctcggcactcatctcagatcgctatttaaaatgaacgatatcggactataaccacgcccactttttcgatatcgaaaatttcgaaaaatcgaaaaagtgcgataattcattaccaaagacggataaagcgatgaaacttggtaggtgggttgaacttatgacgcagaattgaaaataagtaaaattttggacaatgggcgtggcaccacccacttttaaaagaaggtaatttagaagttttgcaagctgtaatttggcagtcgctgaagatatcatgatgaaatttggcaggaacgttacttgtattactatatatatgcttaataaaaattagcaaaatctgaaaacgaccacgcccacttaaaaaaaaaatttttttaaagtgcatttttacaaaaaattttatatctttacaatatataattaaattatgtcaacattcaactccagtaatgatgtggtgcaacaaaatacaaaaacaaaagaaaatttccaaatgggcgtggctccgccctttttcatttgatttgtctaggataaatttaatgccataagttgaacaaatattcaccaatcctagtgaaatttggtaggcgcttagattctaggacgataactgttttctgtgaaaaatggcgaaatcggttgaagccacgcccagtttttatacacagtagatcgtctgcccttccgctcggccgttaacatgataacttgagcaaaaatcgatatatctttactaaactcagttcacataattatctgaacacactttgtattcgtataaaaaatggccgaaatccgactatgaccacgcccactttttcgatttcgaaaatgcgaaaaatgaaaaaaaatgccataattctataccaaatacgaaaaaaggaatgaaacatggtaattgcattggtttattggcgcaaaatataactttagaaaaagactttgtaaaaacctttgaaaggtgttaatgagtattttaaaagggcgttggcctcagttctataggcggacggcttttcgagatatcgccataaaggtggaccaggggtgactctagaatttgtttgtacgatatgggtatcaaatgaaaggtgttaatgagtattttaaaagggagtgggccttagttatataggtggacgccttttcgggatatcgttataaatgtggaccaggggtgactctgtaatgtgtttgtacaatatgggtgccaaattaaaggtattaataagaattttaaaagggagttgtggtacttgtatatgtgaaggcgttttcgagatttcgaccaaaatgtggaccagggtgacccagaacataatctgtcgggtaccgctaatttattaaatatgtaataccacgaacagtattcctgccatgattccaagggctttcgatttcgccctgcagaactttttcattttcttctacttaataatggtaggtgtcacacccattttacaaagtatttttctaaagttatattttgcgtcaataaaccaatgcaaccaatatttcatcccttttttcgtatttggtatagaattatagcattttttttcatttttcgtaattttcgaaatcgaaaaagtgggcgtggtcatagtcggatttcggccattcttTATACGAatataaagtgtgttcagataattatgtgaactgagtttagtagatTAGAtttagatttttgctcaagttatcgtgttaaccgccgagcggaaggacagacgatctactgtgtataaaaactgggcgtggcttcaaccgcccttcttcacagaaaacagttgtcgtcctagaatctaagcgcctaccaaatttcacaaggattggtgaatatttgttcgacttatggcactaaatgtatcaaatgaaaaagggcggagcgacgcccattttgaaattttcttttgtttttgtattttgttgcaccatatcattactggagttgaatgttgacataatttacttatatactgtaaagatataaaattttttttttaaatttcactttaaaaaaaattttttttaagtgggcgtggtcgttctccaattttgctaatttttattaagcatacatatagtaatacgttcctgccaaatttcatcatgatatctgcaacgactgccaaattacagcttgcaaaacttctaaattaccttcttttaaaagtgagcggtgccacgcccgttgtccaaaattttgcttattttcaattctgcgtcataagttcaacccacctaccaagtttcatcgctttatccgtctttggtaatgaattatcgcactttttcgatttttcgaaattttcgatatcgaaaaagtgggcctggttatattccgatatcgttaattttaaaaagcgatctgagatgagtgccgaggaacctacataccaaatttcgtcaagatatgtAATGGTCACTTTTCATCAAAGCAAGTATGGTACCTTTATCGCCTTCATTTCgcaacaaaaaaaagttgcatgCGATAAAATTGAACATCCGGTCGGCCTATGGTGCTGAATTAAGAACAGCCAGCGAGCGAAAGCTCAACTTTGCTGAACCTAAGAAAGAATAGAAGCAAATGTCAAAAATTGGAAGCCAAAAATCAGAAAACCGGAAGGTATAAAAGGGCTCACGCGGCTACAGCTAGCTCTGTTTTTGGAAAATTTCTCTACCAAGTGAACAAGTGAGTAATTGATATAtcccgtcagttatcgcgaaattaTAAAAGCAATCGTGgcagcaaaaaataaaatatagtggTCTTAAACCGAAGACGAATCGGCGACGTCCTATTCCCGCTATATATCCTGAAAAATAGGAAAACCACGTGCTGGAGTGATAGCTCTGGGCGGAGTAAAAACTCCTTCATCCTGTCCACCAACTGCAACCACTCATCATCATTTCCAATTGCACGTATTTAAATAGCTACGGCATTATCATTACAACCACCACACCTGTTAACAAGATTCCTAGCTAGAGGCCGCTTCACCAAATCGTCAATTTTGCACATTGGTACCGGTGTGAAGCAATTTATTTAGGAGCTAGTTCATATGGAATCCATGCATATGATTCCATGTAACCATTCATCACATAAGGTTTGGTAAGAGAAAAATAGTACAAAGAGACTCCTGCTTGGAGTAATGACTCCCTTACGGGCGCATTAGATCCTCAGGGATCACCCTTCATCCTAACGTGTATCGCCTCATAAAGTGCATACCAGGCGCGCATAAGTAGTACAGCCAGCCGCAATTGGGTTGACAAAAGGACAAAAGTCCGAAATAAAAAAGTCCAAAATCTTGGATTACATAGTGTAGTAAAACTAGTTAGGACTGTTAAAAAAAGTATATGCAGTAGCCAGTTTACAatctttaaaaagaaaaatatgttcaaagaaaagaaaaaaataaatttagtttgttaattaaaatatgtatagCATGAAGCTAAAGTTATATGTTAAAGTTACAtcattttaaagaaataagatcacacaaagaagcaaaaaaaaatgattatAGTTGCAATGCAATGTTAAGATATGAAATTAGAGACAGGAGAGTAGGACGATTGTGGTTGTGTTAGGGTTCCTTTTTGGCTCTTTTTTTGGAACAATGACTCCATAACCACTACCTATGTTGAAAGCCAAAAGAAGTGTAAATTCCAAAATTCAATCTTAAAGTTTCGAGaaagaaaattaagtttttttttgaaccggCTAACGTTGCATAGCATTTTGCCAAAGTAATGACGTCACAGTTATCAAAACCAGAattttagctacacgaaaattcaACCAACACCAACTAAATTACCGCTCCAGCATATTCGACGCTGAAAGGCCTTTCAACGGGAGATATCATGGACAACCATATCTACATACACACGTCATATGCATGTAAGTAAATTTTACCTTTTTGTCTATTTTCTTTGATTGATTCTTGTTGCGGATTGACATAGTTATGTACATAGATCTTTAGTAAATGGTATACCTAAAATGTTGAAGGTATAAGCATATACATTTGCACGTACGTATGTAAGTCAGTACAACGTATTCTGATACCTAGCTACATAATTCTGTCAACCTAATAACGCTCACACGGGTTACCTTGAGGTTACATGGAGTGTTTTGTTAAGTCTAAAGCCACAAGGGTAATCAGCCCAGTTCCTTTGATTAAAGCTACGAGATCGATCCCTACCACAACAGTCGTTAGCTTCCGTTTCTAATTTCCGAGTAAAAGGGGGTTCAAATAAGTTTTAACTTCAACTAAAATCTTGTTAATAAgtgttaaaaatgttaacaaataaaactaattaatataGGTCTTAAATTTGGTTAGCATACTACACAACCCCAAAAATGATACCTTTCATGTAAATAATATTGTTAATCTATATCTAAGCCAAGTTTTACTCTTTACAAGCAAGATTAATTAACATGAGGATTTATCCAAATCTAATGAAAATTGAACGATATGTTTAGCAAATCTTATCAGCCTAGCTTAAGATTTTTCCTTTAATGAATAAAATTATAAAGTCagtttataacgtacttataatGTGTTAAGTTTTTGGAGTTTTCCTGAAGGCATATGGTGATATAAAGAGGTAAGGAAGTTCATTTTAGAGGGGATCTTTACCATCAAGTTGTATCGAGGATCATGGTTGGGAAAGGGTTAAGAAGGCGATTGTCGAACATCATCTTGGACATCGCATACCAATCCGCACGATTAACGTTCAAtgggttcgtttttttttttgttttcgattctTTCATGCGGCCCTATTTCTTTGTGGTTTAAATCATTTAGTTCTGTTAGGAATCctaataaatttaaagtttatgTGAACGCAGTAGAGGCAAGGCAAAACCCACCCCACGCCGCACGAGCTAAGGCACCAGAGAATTCCGCCCGCCGCGACCCTTCTACTGCCATTAGGTAACTATCGGTTCCTACTCTCACCACCCAGGAACCACTGGGTGACCACCTACCATTGTAAGCGGTCATACCCAGCCACCTAATAATCACCACCGTCAATGATACCTCACGGTAAGTTGACGGTTAcagataccgcaaaatttactcaagttatcgtgttaacggacggacggacggacggacgggcatggctcaatcaaattttttttcgatactgatgattttgatatatggaagtctatatctatctcgattcctttatacctgtacaaccaaccgttatccaatcaaagttaatatactctgtgagctctgctcaactgagtataaaaagggttaATTCTGCCAACAGTCAACAAAAATCTGAAAAAGTATTCATATACATGTCATTAGCTTATGTACCTAAACTGTCGGAGCGGTAAGCAAATTCAGACTGCTACAATAGACAAAAAATAAAGATTGCCCACAAACCGACGAacacattaaaaaatatttcaaaacaaaatcgaaaataccaCAAACGGAAAAaagcaatgtagtttacgaaatttcACGTAGAGGTAATGGAGAAACTAGGTGCAATATCGTATATGTGGGCACaacaaagataaaattaaagaccAGACTGTCACAGCATAAGTCGGATTTTAAAAATTGCAAGACAGCGCAAAACCAAGAAACAGCActgatcatagtgtacaagtacaagtgtgttgatttatctgtcaagcattctgacaggcactcgctggattcggaatgacagcaaattcaaaatggataccattaccgaatgcgccgaatgattgaaaaattgaaaaagtcgagacgattggtagacaaaaatgttatcgttgagaccaaaaatgcgactctagacctgagatttccatcaggtgagcgaggctgtttgtagttttgacgtttatcgcttagtgaacacacttgtataggtacactatggcacTGATGGCCCACTGTGTCGCTACTGGCCATTCGCCGAATTTCGATGATGCGAGAATTCTCATACAAGAACAAACATATACAAAACGATTCACACTAAAGACACTACATATAATAAACACGCCAACGGGCAGACGACTAAACTTTAAAGGTGATACAGATGACTGCGCGCATATCTATAAacacttaagcgccaaatacacgacacgaacattcccgttatgtcatgtttctgcgaccttttctgtcgtgtatggtggtatttgccagttcgcgcaaatgttcgccaaaaatcaaaatattttaatttttggcgaacatttgcccgaactgttcgtgcgtgtatggcgaaatagctcataatcgtagtaatttctgaacggaacagacgtgcgcggaaaagtaaaatggacaataaaaaatttctgagttaaatttattgaaatgtataaatctttgccatcattgtggcaagtaaaaagcaaatattattgtaatagaattaaaaagaataatgattatgcgactttaatcgaaaaattaaaagaagtagatcctgatgccacaaaggatacagttataaaaaaaataagtagtttgcgggcgcaataccggcgtgaatcaaaaaaaaagagagatagtttgaagtctggtgctggtgctggggatgaatatgttcctactctttggtgctatgatttgctatgctttttgaaagatcaagaagaacttttggcaggcgttaccacaatgcaggatgaaaatacaaacacatttgaggtaagaaaaaaagtcaaaattttttttctttgtgaacacaaacattcattttgtttttattccgtaaatgattcactttcttatatttaatatattgttctTCCACGGAACTGCTCCCactgtattaaaataattacaatatttttctcgagtagtttttgctaaattggatGCATTCATTGCACTTGAAGCTTGAAGAGCTGTAAGTCCATGGTCATTATGCCAATCGGCGTTTTCTATCGCTCCGGGATCTGTTTCTTCAACATCGAATCCACCTTCAAAATACGTCTCCTCATTTTGCCTCCGTAAAAAGTTATGCAAGTAGCAACAGGTTAACAcaattttcgtgactttttctggtgaTAAATTAATAGTTTGTAGGAGAATTCTAAATCTTGATGCTAAAATGCCAAAACAGTTTTCAACAATTCTTCTCGCCCGAGAAAGCCTgtagttaaaaattatttcttcttCCTTGAGTGTGTTGTGGCTAAATTGCTTCATGATATTTTCTAACAGGGGAAAAGCATCGTCAGCTACGAATACAAATGGTAGTTTTTCTTCGCAGTTTGGAAGCGGCTGAGGGTCAGGAattttcaatgttttattttttagagatgaaaaaaattttgtttcgctaaaaagaccggcatcagacGCTCTTCCATttgtgccaacatccaccatcaaAAATTCGTAATTAGCATTAACCACTGCCATTAAAAtgatggaaaaattttttttataattataatgaaAAGACCCAGATCCAGGTGACTTTGTTATATTGACGTGTTTTCCATCAATTGCGCCTATACAATTTGGGAAGTTCCAGCGTGCATCAAAATTTTTCGCTTCTACCTTCCAATCTTTTTCTGTTTCTGTGGAAgctgaaaagtaatgaaaaacTTATAAATCTTTCTTTTTAGGAATTCACTGTTCGACCAAGCAAAAGAAAAGTTTCTGAAGAAGATACACTTATTAAAATTGCATGCGAGAGACTTGCCAAAAGCCGCGAACCCACAGAAGGTGACTCCTTGGCTCAATCGTGGGCTTCGCAATATAGTGAAATGGAGGCCTCCCAGAAAACGATTGCGCAAAAAATCATATCAGATGTTTTATTTCAAGGTTGCTTGGGAGCATTGGAATTTAGACACGCGattcaaatccaaaatgtttttaaCCCAAGTCAAATATTAACACCAAATGTCATTCCGCAATACCCAATGCGCACGTCTACGCAACTTCACTACGCGGTGCCCCAACACATGCAGAATTATACAATAAGAGTTCCGACTCCTTTAAGTAGCGGCTCGTCCATAAACAGTAGTAGATATCACCTCAAGTCACACAAAACGTACGAATCTGTTATGGAATACGCATTTTTGGTGGAAGcataaggaaggcggtcggcatgatgtggtggtgcacagtggatagtcattgtcggctggggcgggtccttgccaaccttactgttcctgcgccataaacagaaaaaagttcctatcatgcctatcaaaactgaaagctgtcaaaatcagaaaaccctgacagaagcgcagagaccggcTCAAAACGCttattcaaactaaaacaatatCCGGCcaaaccggatgtcacggacagaccgttaaacattcaaaatctaaattcaaaaaaaaaaaataactgcaaaaaaaaattaccgaaccggacacggccggttactaacgctgaaaatcaaactaaaaaaaaacggctgaaaattaaaataagaaaaacaaaaagggccgaatatatagagggtcgccgcgggtgttgttgcgacgcccggtgcttagcccaccctcaaaaaccatggccaccgacgcacctaaatttcggtggccccttacctgctttaccctatgccttctaaataaagggcgacgtcagcattcccattataaattacacaatttattcacaattcatattaacgtatgtatgcaacaaaaaaaatgcgatagtgcaggtttcttaaccagggctacagcatggttgaactacgaatagctaattacactatgaaaatgtaggtaagtgtgtgtagtgcacaagtgagagaaaaaaaaaatgatccaacagatcacactttattgggccgaaatcgaaacgaaatgtaatatgaatacttaagtctgactaagctTGTTCTGTAGGGggttcttttctcttacttttgctcgtaatattttaaattatacaattatttatgtctccccttttttttgataatcgttataaacgctttgtgtgaaaaaaatgtaattaaatgtacttatgtatagtaaatatactacatacaaagtaagaatttggttgaatacccctttttttttattcacaaaacatattttacggctataaagtttggatacaaattctgataattggggctctcttacaaaattattatgttgtagtagaacttatttttgagtgtcacaaaatatcaatttggtataatggcaT from Eurosta solidaginis isolate ZX-2024a chromosome 3, ASM4086904v1, whole genome shotgun sequence includes these protein-coding regions:
- the LOC137244355 gene encoding uncharacterized protein produces the protein MQDENTNTFEEFTVRPSKRKVSEEDTLIKIACERLAKSREPTEGDSLAQSWASQYSEMEASQKTIAQKIISDVLFQGCLGALEFRHAIQIQNVFNPSQILTPNVIPQYPMRTSTQLHYAVPQHMQNYTIRVPTPLSSGSSINSSRYHLKSHKTYESVMEYAFLVEA